The Panicum virgatum strain AP13 chromosome 6K, P.virgatum_v5, whole genome shotgun sequence nucleotide sequence GGGGCGTGCTTGTCCATGAACAAAATAATTGACATTATTTTTATGTAGGATAGTACAGTACTTGCTAAGACGATGGCGTACTAATGCTTAGCCTTTTGTTTCTGTTTTGGtggcaacaacaacaatgaACCAGGTACCCATCGACAACCCTTGTCCTGCACTCAAGATGCTGGCTGACATTACGCGATCTCCTGCAAAATAGGAGTAGGAGCACAGGATGGAGTACAGAGCCTGACACCAATTCTTCAAGATTCTTTTCCTgtttaattaattttgtaataCTGCATTCAGTTTTCTTAATTTACACAGATACAGTtataaagaagaagaagaaaaaagagagtAAGTGCTAGCTGGCGATGATAATTAACATAGTATTTACTGGAGTACCAACCAGACATGCATTGCAAGGAATACAAAAGAAAGGAAAGAGATAGTATGACAGAGAGAGAAGTGTGGTTGTCGAGTACTGCACACACTGtagcaccgcaccgcaccgcaccgctgCGAGCAGCTGAATTTCCGGTGACAGCGAACAATCAGAAGCCGATATTTATTGCGTCCGAGTCTGACAGTCGTGCCTCATAACTCCTGAGCTGACCCAACCTCACCTGCTTCTTGCTTCTGCACCTCACCTACCTGCCAAAATTGAGTCTCTCTCTACTTCCCTTTTCACCTCTCAACTGCACGCTCGCTACTTCAAATTCAGCTCAAACCCATTCTGGAGCGCAACCCTCATAGATAATTAGCATATCGTAAATGTCGTGTAACAAAGAATATGGCATTCAGTCAGAATGCATTGATAAGCTTGACTCGAACTCTACATATCAGTAATTTAACTAGGAAGTGGAGAAGTAGCTAAAAGCAATTTGCGGGCACATGCACATCAAGTAACCATGAtaaggagaaagaaaggaacTAGTTGGTGATTTATTGACTGGACTTGCCACTTCTGTTTGGCTTCAGCAGAAAATGAAACCGAAGCACATGCTCACTTTAGGGTGAGGTTTGAGCCATCCTTTTCTCGGCTCACACCATTTTAGAATTCGTCACTTTGGTAAGGACAATTGCAGTGTTATTAACAGGTTAACAGGGCCAGAAAGCTTTAGGTGAAATATGAAGTCCACAACTTTGACCAGCAGTTTGGTCCTCACCACATGATAGGTAACGATAAACAATGGCACTTGGTTACTGCAGAGGggctcgtgccacaaagtctcagTATTCAGCTGAACATCCTCAGCTTACAGAAAACATCacaaattcagaaaaaataaGCTCAGGTTCTGCCAATGAGACATACATAGTGTTACTGCATGTTGGGCTACAGCACCAGAAAACATGGTTTTCAAAATTATGTAGGAGTATACTAATAAAAAGCCTACGTGTAAATACCTATACTTAGCTTTCCTCATGGATTACAAAGTATGTGTATGTGTCTTACTACATATTCCTAGTTACAATTCAATACAACAAAAATCCAGGAGCATGGTCCATGCTCTGTTTTTACTTCAATCTGCACACCTTGTCCTTGTTTCTTCTTATTTCGACTTCAATTTGTCCACCTCCTTCTCCCAGTTCAGACCAAACATCTGCCTCCCAAAAGGTACAATCAGGTTGTACCGGAAAACCTGCAATTTTACATGAAACCAGCCCTCCTTATCATTCCAATTCAGTGATTCCACTAAGGAAAATAGATATGTGAGCTGGTGCCAAGTAGCACCTTATCATTTATCTGGCGAATTTGTTCCTGGAGAACCCTGCAGTCATCATTCCAGCTTGAACTATCAACTTCAGATTGGTTTCCCCAAGCCTTCTTTAATGCTGACCTCCAGCCAGCAATCATGCCACGGATTTCCTTATTAAGTTCAACCCATTCAGGTGCACAACCATTCCTTGAAAGTATCCGGTAAAGGGTATCTTCAGCAGGATCGGCGTGAGGATTGGAACTGAGATTCAGGGGTTTGCCCTTTCCTGGTAGATTTTCAAAGTGCCCTTCTTCCATTGAGTGCCATATTCTTTGTTCAACGACATTTACAATGTCGGTCTCAGACctgaaaaatgccaaacaaggTGCAGTTTATTAGgggcaaattaaatcctaggaCAAGTAATGCACGAGTGTCAGAACTTGGGCGTCTCAACGAGATACCAGCTTTAACATCTATCCAGTTATAAATTCAGAAATTATTGGTTCAAGAATCTACTGCTGACATCAAGGCATATAGCCCAAAGGTACTGGCTCGCATGATCATGATGTTCTTTGTGCACTCTTATGAGTAATCAAACTGAGTGATTGAGAAGTAACTAAAAGAAACTTGCCAGCTGCAGGCCAACTAAGCTCATGATATAATCTCTTACATTATACTTTATTTACAGCATGAGACCAAGGATGCATAGAGGTATCTGCAGCTCTGGCTCATTTCTGTCTGGCCTGGCTCCAGCAGATCAAGAATAAGGCATCCTATACACACTACCAGTTATCAAGTTAGGCTGGGGTTTCAAACACCTTATTTTCTTCCCCAACACCGTTAAGACTAATTTATCTATATATTGAGAAAGGACACCGTTGATGATCTACTAAAGTGGTAAGGATAATCATAGTCTTATTAGCAGTGCCAAAGGGGACTCTAGTCAATACTTCACAGTGCCTGAAGGACAACAAGATATCAAACAAACATAATACAGGTGCCAGTAATCTTGTCAACATCATCCCAGGTGAAGCTTAAACCAACACTCAGCGTGCCataatacaaatacaatgtcATGAGTTGAAACGGGGTTCTAGAGCCAGGTACAAGAAAATTGGAATGTTAATGAGTCTCACATGCAAGAACAGGTTGATAATATTACTTTCGAAACACATAGTAAGTTggtaaaattttacaaaaaaattaatATTGGAGCTTACAATCGGGAACctaaggccgtgtttggatgggGCTGAGAAAtttttcatgaaaacttttcgtcactttgaccactaattagaggtattaaataaagtctaattacaaaaaacCTCCATAACTATAGTACTGTAGCATGTACTGcagctaatgaggcctttgaccgcatgattagagaatgattagaggaaggttactgtagcattactattgcaaatcatggattaattaggctcattaaattcgtcgcgctAACTGCACTCATCtgtaaaaagattttgcaaatagtaTTCATTTAGTGCCCCATGCATTAAAGATTTCCGGGTTGAAAAATTTCTCACCTACCAACCAAACATGGCGTAAGACAAGAAAAATCCCAATTTACTCAAGAATAAACAAGATATCACACTACAATATGAACGAGGCAATTGTGACCGTACCATCAATTTCATGTTTGGCATGGTAGTACAAGGGAAAACATCTACCTTTTACACTCGTACATACACTAGCGGGGTTGACAGCCTCTAGAAACGTCTATTTGGTAAGTAATTGCGAGACTAACGTTTGTGAAGGTTAGCCTGCAAATTGTGCATGTGTCGACATGGTGGATAATGTTCcctgtaagagcatctccaagagtgcccAAAACTTCCTCCCAATAATTTGATTTTGGAAATGATCAACAAAATCAGGCTCCAACAAGTCCCAAAACCAGCTGCCAATATTTCTGCGCACCCAAAACATCCTGCATTTGTAGACAGATTTGCGCGCATCCCCTGCACTCCCAATCGTGGATGCCGAGGTGGACGGGCCGTTGGTCCCCCGCGCGTCGTGGCCGAGGCTTGCCAGGGGTCGCCCAAGCGAGCCTCGAGCTTCGAGTAACCATGGCGCCGTCGAGGAGCTGCGCGAATAGCTGCTCGCCGTGGACTACATGGAGCTCATAGGGGAGGCTGGGATGTTTTTCTCGTCGATGCCGCTTGACCTGAGGTGCCTCTCGTGGGTAAGCGATCTGAGCCCATTCCTCCACTCGGACCACTCCGCCGACACCGGCAccctgtgcggcggcggccggactaGAGGACTAGGTGTTCAGCATGGTTCGCGCCGAGCCCACGCAGCAGCAGCCTCATATTCTGGTGTGGAAACCTGAGCACCCTCTCCAGCGACAGCCTCGGGCAACAATGGCCTCGTTACCTTGTAGCCTtgtctgccgccgccggcgcgtccaCGGCGACCTCGCCCAGTGCCAAGCTCGCGAGCCAATTGTTTcatcttgttagatttttttttcattttttttccaggTTCAGTAGGTGAGAGACCGAACGAGCATGTTCATCTTGGCTAGCTACAGATTCAACAACTAATTGATTGGAGTAGGAATTTTTCTTCTCAAGTTTACTTGAATCATCAAATAGAGGGAAATGTCGACTGCGATTCCTTGGAAAGGAGGCGACACTTAAGATTATGTGGcatatttcaaaattttgggaTCAAATTTTGGGCCACTGTTGGAGACACAGATGATTTCGGTGCCCAAAATATTAGGTCCTAATATAAGGTTATTGGGAGTGAATATATTAggcactcttggagatgctctaacttcTTGCGCATCAAAATGCATATAATTAGCAGTAGTTTTGGCCACATAAGCTTGCATCATAAATGATGCTGAATCTAAATTAGAAATTACCACAGCACATGAGCACAATGAGCAAATATCCCTAAAGATAAAGCTACAATTTTTGTTCCTACGAGTTTATTGGGGAGTCCCGTATGGTATAGAGGAGGGAACGGATCAGTGATGGAGGTGCCTTACCTGACTGCGTTGCCTCGGCCGCGGAGCTCGGGAGGGAGCTTGCGGTCGTTGACGGCGTCcatgacggcggcgaggcggtggggGCCGGACCCTGATggcgccttcttcttcttgctgtcCATGTCCTGGGGCGGCGACGAGGCGGAGGGGGCGGACTGGTCGGCGCTCCAGGATGCCGACCAGaaggcgcggcggctgcgggcgggcgcgaggaggcggcgggttgcggccgccggcaccgccatTGGAGAcctggctggcggcggcgatcGATGGACGGCGACGGACGGAGGGGCCCGGCCTGCGGCTGCACAGCTTACACGACACCACGCTCCGAGTCGGTTGGAGATGCGGGCGGGCTGACTTGAGTGGGCCGAGCTGCTGCTTTTTTGCATGGATCCATACATGGGCCTCGAAACCTCCCTAGGTCTAGGTGGCGGGCCTCGAAACCTACCTAGGTGCTTAATTGGGCCTCGATGCCCCTTAtgtctaaattataagtcatttcaagaatcttgaagagtcaaaatttttaaagtttgaccaaatttatatgataaaataataatatttatgataccgattaaatattattagattctttgttagctatatttttatagtacacctatttgatgtcataaatctttatatttttttctatattttttgtcaaattttgagatgatttgactcttcaaaattcttgaaatgacttataatttggaacagagggagtatattttttgaaagattttttctTCCCATCTTCAAGATTCGTGCAAATA carries:
- the LOC120713108 gene encoding dnaJ homolog subfamily C member 28-like; translation: MAVPAAATRRLLAPARSRRAFWSASWSADQSAPSASSPPQDMDSKKKKAPSGSGPHRLAAVMDAVNDRKLPPELRGRGNAVRSETDIVNVVEQRIWHSMEEGHFENLPGKGKPLNLSSNPHADPAEDTLYRILSRNGCAPEWVELNKEIRGMIAGWRSALKKAWGNQSEVDSSSWNDDCRVLQEQIRQINDKVFRYNLIVPFGRQMFGLNWEKEVDKLKSK